GCGAACGTAGTGGTTCTCTCCCGGAACATCGAGAGTCCCAAGGAACGTATCCTCGTTTGCTGCGCGCTGGATCTTGCCGAAAACGTTCTCGAAATTCAGTCCGAACCCGGCCAGCCGATCGGCATCGATCTCCACATCGGCCGCATCGGCAGCAAGCCCGCCGACTTCAACCTTCGCGACGCCGGCGATGCCTTTCAACTGCGGCTCCACCTTGTCGCGGACGACATCGTAGAGCTGATCCTCTTCGAGAGGACCCTCCACGGACAGCGCCATCAGGAAATTCTTGAAGTTATCCGTCGTGAACGGAAAGACCTGGATCTCCGTCCGCCGATCATCCAGGCCCTGCTGGAACGAGTTCAATCGCTCCTGCAGGTCGATCGTCGTGAAGCGAATATCCGTGCCGTCCTCGAAGTCCGCCCGGATCCACGTTCCCCAAGTCCCGGTCCAGGATTCGATCTTCTTCACCCGCGGCAGTTCGGCAATGATGCCCTCGACCGGCTTCGTCAGCGACTCCAGCGTATCCTCGGGGCTGGCCCCCGGCTTCTGCATATAGATGCCCAGCTTCGGCACCGTGATATCCGGGATCAACTGCATCGGGAGCTGCTCGTACGACACGATACCCAGCACCACGATCGCGATGAAGACCATCAGCGTCGTCACAGGCCGTCGAACGGCGAGACGAGAGATCCGCATGGGGGTAGTCAGCTCCGGGAGGACGATACACCACGACGCCGCGGCCCAGCCAGGCCACGCGCCCTGGATGTTATAGTATCATGGAGCCGGAATGCTTCACCAATCCCGCCACCTCAATTGCACGTCGCCGCCCTCGCGCGCCGATCGATCGCTGCCGCCATTGCCTCGACCGGCCCAACCCCCTCCCGTGACCTCCCGCAAAGCGTTGTGGTGACTGCCTTTGTGCTTCCAAACCTTCAGAAGAACCCGACGTTGAATACTGGCCCAGGATCTATCTCTCTTGCCCTGGTGCTGGGCGCAGTGTTTTCTACCCTTGGTGATATTCGGGGGAGGTCCCATCAAGCCACTGGTTGGATGCATCACCTTGCCCGACGTTGCGTGTCACGTAACGCTCCGCGGCAATCGCCGTCGCCCCACAAATTCGGGCGGAAACCGAGAAAGCAGAAGTCTCCCGGCCGGATGGGACTGACGTTCGATGAATAGAGTGTCCTATCCCCGAATGTTCGATTCTCCCGAGTATCTAGGGTCAGAGCGTGGTGGAGGTTTCACAGCAATGCACAAGATTGGAGCCATAGTCCTGATGCTCCTGGGTAGCCTGATATCGAGTGGAGCTTGCGGGGAGAACGTGGCGGACTGCGAGATTATGCCGGCAGTGGCTCAGGACAGTATCTCCACTATGTCTCTCACGGAAGAGCAAGTTGAGAAGATCCATGAGATACTCAGCACTGCAGCTTGTCCATCTACGGAAATTGGATGGACGGAGGAAGAGTGTCAATCAAGCCTGGTGATCTTCGATTCGGCTCTAGATACGTTGGGGTACTCCATTCAGCCAGCTCAACTCGCAGAGGCGACATCACTTGAGAATATAGATATCGCAGCCAAACTCGTCGTCATAGCAGAAGACAAAATCCATCGGCCGGAGTACTATACTGAAATCATTCAGTTCATCCAAGCCGTCGAATCACCTTCGCAATCCGGGATCGCGGATATGGCGTTTAAGGTTCCTATAGAGGAAGTTTGGCGGTTGCCTGTCGAGTACACGTTGCTGCGACCCTACCAACAGGGAGATGGCTTCAGGAGAGGTCTCTTCTTCAGAATTTGGCAAGAGGACCTTGGTAGCAAGATGGGCTTCCGATCCCCAGTCTTCCCGACCACTTACATCTATTTGTCAAGGACTGCCTCCGAATACGCCAACTCCGGGCGCTCCCTGACACTAGGGAATTTCAGCGGGGTCTGTCCTCTCCTGATCGATTCTCCCGGGAAGGAGCAATTCGCCTTAGTCCTCGCACTCCTTGACTCTGCCAGGGCATGCCTAGGTAGCCAAAGCGGCTTCGATGACATGGTACGAATGGTCGCGATTGCTTTGGCCTCCAATCCGAAGTGGGAGGAGGTCATCTTGGCTTCCGGGCAGGAGATGGAACTGAAGTACGGGGAACTGTATGATTTCCTCTACCAAGAGTATCATAGATTCGACGAGATGTGGTGATTTTCGTGGCGACTCAGCGACAGGCTCCTCTCCCACCCACGACGTCTCTTCAGAAAGAAGCGCATCGCGCGATTCCCCGCGCGCGCGCCCAACCCAGTGGATGAGAGTCTCCCGGCTGATGGAACCGACGTTCGATGAATAAAGTTACTTGTACCCGAATGTCCTATCTCCAGATTTCAATGGATGCTATGGAGCTGCCCAGGGACCTGAAGTGCCAACTGGGAATCGTGAAATGATAATTGGTGATGTGCAAGTCTTCGCAATCGAGCTGACCCCGGAGAGGCCAATGGGAGGCTTTGGCCTCCCAGGAACTGCCAGTTACTGGGTTGCGGGTCATCGACTGGCAGGAAGTGACGATTCCTGCTATCTTCTGGAGACCCTGGGCAACCTGGAGGATATCCTTGTATACTCACAGAAGAGGGAATCTCATGACCTGTTTCTCTTATCCGAGGATTCATTGGCCAATATCCTCGCTGAGGGACTCTATGGTGAATCAGCTCCTGATTTCTCAGGTCTTCCCAGCCAGCTGAAAGACGAGAACTGGTACAGATTCAGTCTGTCTCTCCCCAGTTTAGCTTCAGATCGCTGTTTTACCTTCATGGTGACCTGCGAAGGGCGGGCGAGGCTACTTGTGGTGGATATCGATTTCACTTGGTGCAGAACTTGTGCCGCGAGTGCAGATCAGATAGAATCGGTCCTTGAGCGCGCTTTTGAGCAGCTGAGTGCCTGGAAAGCGGAATATGAGCAAATCCTGAAACCGGAGGACGTTCCTGAGCCCGTAGATGCTCAGCGAGTCTATGAGACGACGGCTATCCGGGCTGAAGACATGTGTTCGTGGTGGGGCGTGAATGGGCATGGTCAGGTCTACAAGTACGAGCTGCAGCCGAACGGTCGAGTCCGATTCGTGGAGGTTGTGCAGCCGAATCACATTCCTGAGAGCGTGAGAGAAGAGTTTCGAGAGATACTCGGCGGCAATGATCAGGAAGCATCTCCCTCTTGTTAGTCCCCGAATATCCCAACAAGGAGGGTCTATTCGTGTTTGGTGAAAACAAGATCCGAAGCTTCTGCGTGATGCTGTTGTGCCTGCTTCTGTCTCTGTATCTTGCTCTTCAGGTGTCTGCGCAGATCGATCAACCTCAGCGGTCGAATGCGCTCGAATTCACTTGGGAGAACGTGGACCCAAGTGAAGTTGTTTCTGGTGTCGTCTGGCAAATCAGGAGGCGCGAGATGGCCACGGATGTTGTACTGGAGATTCGGATGTTTGGGCGCTTTGGATATGTTCCACTCGTCGCGATGGGCGATGCAGAGCCGCTACCTCAAGTACGGTTCGATAGAATCCAAGTCAGTGCTGAGGGTATCGAGGAGCTTTCCGAACAGTTGAATGAACAACTAGATGGTTTTGAGGTAGAGTATCTCGCAGATGTCGACATTCTCCTGATTTCTGAGGCAGGACTGTCAGAAGATCTAGACTGGCCATTGAACAAGCGAGTCCGAAAGACAGTCGGGCTGACCTCAGATTGCCAGATAAGCATTCAGAAACACCCAGAACCGGTAATCGATCTGGAACTAGATACCGCGAG
This genomic window from bacterium contains:
- a CDS encoding immunity 42 family protein; this translates as MIIGDVQVFAIELTPERPMGGFGLPGTASYWVAGHRLAGSDDSCYLLETLGNLEDILVYSQKRESHDLFLLSEDSLANILAEGLYGESAPDFSGLPSQLKDENWYRFSLSLPSLASDRCFTFMVTCEGRARLLVVDIDFTWCRTCAASADQIESVLERAFEQLSAWKAEYEQILKPEDVPEPVDAQRVYETTAIRAEDMCSWWGVNGHGQVYKYELQPNGRVRFVEVVQPNHIPESVREEFREILGGNDQEASPSC